In Tachypleus tridentatus isolate NWPU-2018 chromosome 3, ASM421037v1, whole genome shotgun sequence, the sequence aaaaaaaaaaagttctgtacTGAAACTCATGTTCAGGATGCGTGGAAATAATACCTCCGACTAGTCTGGATATATTTCTGATTTCTTCACGAGAACAAAAATCAAATGGCGCCATCTAATGTAAACAAATTGAACTGTTTGAGTCAtatacttgtataaaaataactttctgcCCATAAAATAGCGCAGTAACGTATCCAATACTTCTGTTGGGTGACGACAGGCTGATAtatttggtatattttttatttgagtatGATGTTAATTAACACTTCTGTTTAGTGATTCTGTATGTGTTAAGGTTGCAGTAAAACTTCTTATAACGTTAAGTGATTACAATCAATACAACAAACAATGTAGTTAgacaattttctaaaaaaaaaatgaaaacacccTTATATTAAGGTGAGTAAATGTTATTCACCTGTTGGACTTTTAATCCCTTTGTTATGTTTCTTGAAAAGATTTTCAACGATTACTCAAGTCTATTTTACAAcaaatggaaaaaatatatataagaactaTCATAAATGCATAAATATAAAAGGAATATCATGTTTGAGTCCCGTTCGTACATCCAAACgctacaaacatttaaaacacccgcagaaaaaacaacaacaacagaaacgtattttggaatatttagaaaacatacgatgctgtttgttttttttaaaacatcatataGTACATTTATGTGTGCAAAACCATATTTCTCGTGTATTCGATCTATGTATTCAATGCGCGCCTTTcttgcttttttatattttttgcaaaacttttaaaatgaattacattttgtgtgtgtgtggaaattttactttttaaaagcaTTTCTTTCAGGTGTGATATGATGtttgaaataaaacgttttattaagaatatttatgaaaaataaattattttacgatTTTATATCAAAGAGCTCAGTTGGATGAGGATATAACTATAGTATTTTCGTGCCTGTTAAGGCTTAAGTGAACCTTCTGACTCTATCAATCCTAtcagggtccggcatggccagatgggttaaggcgtttgactcgtaatgtgagggtcgcgggttcgaatccccgtcacaccaaacatactcgccctttcagacgtgagggcgttataatgttacgctcaatcccactagtcgttggtaaaagagtagcccaagagttggcggtgagttctGATTTCTTGATCAGTCAATACCAAACTTGACGGAGTGATACACAATGAAGCACGGAAGATCATGAGAGGGTGGGGTTGGAACCCCTTATgtaatttcatattgatagaattcttgaaaataGACCGGTGATGATAAGAAACTGTAATTGTAGATTCCGTGGTGTTATTAAGGAAGTTATAAACACTTTTAGATAGAGAACTGCCACTATATAgtctatatattgttataaaaatttggttggttctgtaaagcaTATGTCGGTTCTGAATAATAGGATTGCGATCCTAAACCTAATGTTGGTTATTACCAAATATTTATGACTTTTTGTGATTTATTGGTGTGTTTtgacatgctctccctttcaagtggggggggcgttatattgtaacggccaatatcactattcattgataacaGAGAATATTGGCGATAGGTGccgttgactagctgtcttacctctagtgaTTGATTTCGAAATTGGGGACATCTATACATATAtagttcttacactgctaaattagggacggctagcgcagatagcccttgtgtaattttgcgggaaattcagaaacaaaaaaacaatcctATCAATGAGTTTTTCACGTGGCGAATGAAACGTCGGGAGTGGTTCCTAAATGAAAGCTGGCTACTTTTCCTCACCCGGATGGCTTAGCTTATAACGATCAGATCCATGGTTCAAGCTGTGCTACGGGCACAGCGTAGGTAGcccattatatagttttgttattaaatgaacaaataaaatccAAAGTGTTTTGACAAATCCGAACAGCAGTGTGTCCACTTTTAATAATGGCAAGATAGgcttaatacatgtatatatattgttcataatgAAACTTTATGCAATAAATTAAATATCTCTGTATATCACCCCTCGGATGGTTCTTAGAAGTGGATAACAGTACGTTCACCGTGTTTTTTAGGTGTATCTAATAGTCTGCCTGTCTTCCTTTTAGTCAGTAGTTCAAAGTTAGGAACGGTGACAGGTGGCTTCTGTAGGTTAGTACCAAAATACAGCATTctctaaaaattattattaagttactaCAAGGTAAACTCACAAGAGTGGGTACCTTAACCTTTTGTCTATCGATTTGATGTGTAAAACCtgtttaataaagatatttttttgaaaaaaaagtgaaactgaGCGGGAAAGGAATTCTAGATCATACTTGTGAGAAGTTGCTATCCTGAAAAATTCTTgtagttaaaacatattttctatcGTTGAAATAAACCTAATATGTACAGTCAGTGACTGTTTTTTGGTAACTGAGAATAGCTGGTTGCTTTTCATTTATTCAGcgtttcagttttaaaaaaaatctttctgaCATTGGtgactaaaaacaacaacaaaaaaactctgctatgtttatataagtttgttatGGATTTAAGCTTTACGAAATATCAAACCTATTATTATTAACTCGCTCTAATCTTTCGACAGTTACTGTCATATGTTTGTCTTTTTACTAGGTTTGTTTTAAGTTGTTATGTGACTTAAACTCAGAAGGTAACTAGTAATAACAGAAATGTTATTCATTACACTTAGGCTCTCGGTGGCACAGCTGTGTGTCTGCCGatgtacaacgctagaaaccgactTTCTATACCTTTGGCGGGCAGAgtacattttgtagctttgtgcttaattctataGAAACTTTACAGTTAAGAAACATGTTCTCAGTTGTTAGACTCCAGTACAAACTGAACAGTCATGAGGATAGAATGAATAGGAAATTATTGGATGCACTTTTTCTTTGATTAGGTTTATTGTTTGTTCGTTCTTACGATGAGCTAAATGGTCAGGTCAGAGGCCCCTACACTTGATGCGTAACTGTCACAAAATTTGAATTGCCTTTTGTAATTACTTTATCTCACTGTGTCCAGAATTATTTGTAATCCAGTACATATTCTTaacatttttcaaagtaaattgTGTAAGTATTTgttattcgtttttgttttacgtATTATCATGGCCCTAAGTTGAATAAAAAGTACAGTTTAGTTAACTAATGACTATTGTAAAATCCTTATCACTCACTTTTCGTTATTCGTATTAACGAAGTGATACTATGGCTGTAGTAAAACAACGAAAGTTTAACTATTATAGTTAAACGGTTATAGCAGGGAAAATCGTATCTCTTCCTctcatttggcccggcatggccaggtggttaaggcattcgattcgtaatctgatggtcgtgagtttgaatcctcgtcacaccaaacatgctcgcactttcaaccgtgagggcgttataatgtgactgtcaatcccactattagttggtaaaagagtagctcaagagttggcggttagtggtgatgactagctgccttccctctagtcttacactgctaaataagggacggctagcgcaaatagctctcgagtagctttgtgcgaaattcaaaaacaaacttcttattaTTTAGTGAAGCAGCTATTGCCATCTGCTGAACGTAATGTGATTTAACAAGCTcctgattaatttaaaaattatgctTCATCGTAAGGttgtatttttactgttttattgctaGATGGTATTTAAACTTGAGACAAAATATATAAGCGGTAAAGCAGTCCTGAAACACAGAACAACAAAAGAGcttggttttattttaatatatcgaCGATTTTCACACGTCAAAGTGTTggatgtttgattatttttgttttcaatttcgctcgcaaagctacacgagggctatatgtgctagccgttcctgatttagcagtttaagattagagggaaggcagctagtcatcatcacccaccgccaactcttgggctactcttgtaccaacgaatagtgggattgaccgtaacattataacgcccccacagctgaaaggtcgagcatgtttagcgcgacgggggtgcgaaccagcgaccctcatattacgagtcgcacgccttaacacgtttggccatgccgggtcctattTTGTTGGTAACCATGTTAAGAAACacgatgttttaaaatttaattttgttgttaaccATGTTAAGAAACacgatgttttaaaattttattttgttggtaACCATGCTAAGAAACacgatgttttaaaattttattttattggtaaCCATGTTAAGAAACACGatggtttaaaattttattttattggtaaCCATGTTAAGAAACatgctgttttaaaattttattttgttgttaaccaTGTTAAGAAAcatgatgttttaatttttttttttgttgacaaATCCCCTGGGTACCAATTTTCTTTTCTGATTTGTTATACTTTAAAGGTGCTGGTTGGTGTACAGCCTTGGAATAAAGCTTTGTTTGTCTAAAGTTAAGCACAAGGTATCAAATCCCGGTTTCTAgtattgtgccactggggggtatAGACGAAAACTGGAATATcggtatttttatcatttgatgCTTATTTGGTTTTTATCCAGTTTTTAGGAAGAGCTACTGTTTTTACGTAAGAATTCACCGTCTTTTTCCTGTTTTAGCTTAGTGTTTACCTTCCCACGATCAataaaattcgttttttttttttttttggaacgACCAGTAACAAGAAAAATCATTGTTCCGAACAAGGGAGACATTTGTACAATGGAAATGAACTACATCTAAAGACAAGACAGAAAATCCTGATGTGAGACTTAAATAATACGAACGTCCGTGgccttctttattttctatttattttgtgttatttttagttttactaaatTAACAAATGATACACACAGCTGTGACCACATTTTGAGCTATTATGTCAAATTTTGGATTTTATCGCGTTGTAAGttgaaagttatatttatgtagacTATTTTGTTTGTACGTTtagcagtttgttttgtttatattgaaaTCTTCTGACtagtatatttcacaaaaaatgtttttggaagaataggtgttttttgtgtgtgtgtgtatgttctgTTCTTCACATtcagagggcccggcatggccaggtggttagggcgttcaacttATAATATgaaattcgcgggttcgaatccctgtcacactaaacatgtttgccctttcagcgctggggacgttataatgtgacgctcgatcccactattcgttggtaaaagagtagccgaaatTTTGGTGGTtggtggagatgactagttgccttccttctagtcttacattgctaaattagggacgggtagcgcagatagccttggtgtagctttgcgaaaaataaaaaaaaacataaccaaacaaacacatttagaTTGTCTCACCTCGTTAACTATTTAAAATGCTTTTTCTTCACATCACGCGCTATTTCGATAACAAACTTGTTTACTGCAAATATAGAgcaaatattaaactattttacttttgaattttaaTTCTTATATAGTATACACTTGGGCCAAGCATGACAGCGACAGCAATGCCGTATTATTTACCAGAatgttacaaattaaatattgatCTTGAGGAAACACTAACCAGTATGTTTTGTACATTAAGAGTATGATGCTACTCCTTGTTACATGTAGAAATATTTCTCCCAGCAcggaaatttatttaaaatgtgtttttcgctattattacttttccatatttaatttGTACGAAAAGTGTATCTGTCCTTTCAAATTAGTACTAAATTGTGCTTGATCAAAAAAGTTAGAGCTTAGCAGTAAAATAGAGAACAcgtaagtgcgttataagagtgacgttAAAATCCCTCTTTTCGATTACAGTAGTAGcttaggttttttttatttatgtgaaattaaagaaaagctacacaatgggttacttgTGCTCTACCTACCAGGGGTATAAAAACacggtttttagtgttttaagacTCCAGATGTACTGTTGTGCTACTGGGGACAGTAGCTCAACACATAGGGGAGGTtgttgatgactggctgctttctccctaatctatcagttcaaaattaggaacagctaataCAAATATTCCTTTGGATCGAATGTCCAAAAGAATAAATAAGCATATAATTTGAGAAATTACACAATCCAcacgtgtatatatgtgttaattaAATGATAAGATTTTCGGTGTTCTGAAAACAGTGTAAGCTTAGACTAGTAATGTGAAACATTGTAAAACAACGACACGATCAAACAATACAATGCTAACGCCTGATTCAGGatacaaactgaaaatattaatgtGAATTAATTAGTTAGAACTATCAGTAACTTAAAATTCTTGTTGATAAAGGTTTCTCAAATATCGGTTGCCTAACTTGAAATACCATTAACGATAAGACTCTTTCTTGTCTTATAACTCTAGCCTTAAAAACCACTAACGATGAGACTCTTGTTTTATAACTCTAGCCTTAAAAACCACTAACGATGAGACTCTTGTTTTATAATTGTAGCTTTAAAAATCACTAACGATGAGActcttgttttataactgtagctTTAAAAACCACTAACGATAATactctttcttgttttataactgtagctTTAAAAACCACTAACGATAATactctttcttgttttataactgtagctTTAAAAATCACTAACGATGAGActcttgttttataactgtagctTTAAAAACCACTAACGATAATactctttcttgttttataactcTAGCTTTAAAAACCACTAACGAAAATactctttcttgttttataactcTAGCTTTAAAAACCACTAACGATAATactctttcttgttttataactcTAACCTTAGAAACCACTAACAGCAGGACTCTAGCTTTAAAAACCACTAATTATAAgatactttattgttttataactgtagttATAAAATCCACTAACAATAAGATGCTTTCTTTCCTTATAACTCTAGCTTTAAAAACCACTAAAGATGAGGCTATTTCTTGCCTTATAACTCTTAACTAAAAAAACGCATTAACAATAAAACTCCTTCTTGTCTTATAACTCTAGCTTTAAAAGCCATTTAtgataaggtttttttttatatattcaaggAACTGTAAAATTAATCACATTTCATACTTTATACCTGTTACTTGACATTACAGGTTTTTGCATCAGGTTAGTTTCCGCCGTCCTGTGGTTAGcgtatgtatatttttatctctAGTTTTACCCTTGACAGTACAGTTTTTGGTCAAATTTGTTATCTCGAGCCCATTTATTCTCCACAAATGCTAACAGCAGCCATTTGCTATCAGATGATATACCTATAAAAACATGCATTATTACACATACCaagcttattttatattcttctcAGTACCAACGTGTTAGATAAACTTAATGACTTTTTCTTGTGTCCCCCCAAGATTAATGTGTTATCATCATATTGTAGCTGTGTTAAATGACCATGCAACACGTACTTTTCGATGCTATTGTTCGTTTAATCAATCCTTGTATCCCCGATTCGAAAGAGTTAGAATGTTTTCCAGTGGTATGAATAGTTGTTGTCAGCGTCTCGtccaaaaatcataatttttaggGCTCACAAAATTGTACTTGAACCAGTTTCACTTAATGTTTGTGCCACTGAGTTACTTTCGAAATTAATCGATTCGCTATATAAGGATTTCAATTGTCTTTGTGACTGATAATTATTCCATTCTGGTTGAATGGAATACGAATTATCTACGAATTTTCATAATCacgttactgaaaacaaaactacCTTTCGAGGGAAAATGTGGAGAGTTAGCTTTCACATTATGTTAGAAAATGGTATAACAGGAGAATTGTTTGTTCAATGGGTTGACAAAACTCAGACAAACCAGCAGCAGTAACCGTAATTACCTCGTTCTTCCTTTTCTTACTTGGGAGGACAGGAGAGCTCCTACGTACATAGTGGATAAACAAGATGTTTGACTCCTTATTTACGAAGAGCAAGTGACGCTTTACAACCATAAACTTTATAAGACAGAGACCATCTATCAAACATTTACATATCATTGTTATCAAAAGTGTTTGAGCCGTCGACTTGCGAAACAGTTTGAATTGTGTAATAAGAGTCATTCACCTATGATAATTAGGAGACGACATTTTTAGTTGGTTAGGAGTATGTGTTTGTTTCGTTGTTGATTTTTGCGCAAAGTCacctgtattgtttgtttatctttgaattttgctcaaaagCTAACCACTTGGTCTTAGCGGGCCAGCCACGTGTAATCTTGAAGTCGTAGACTAGATGAAAGGTACCTAGTCAATATCactcaccgtcaattcttgggcaaATCGAATGGCATAATTTGACCATCATTCTTACAATGCACTTGCTGTTCCAGTATGTGAATCgcgatatatgtgtgtgtgtgtgtatctgtatGGTAACAGGATGCAACATGCAGTCCTACACACTTGGCCCAGGAGAATAAAACCTCATTAGtctattaaatacacaaaaagaACAATGCAAGCTACAGCAATGAAACTAAAACACTTTATAtccaaatataaatgtttaacaagaaatatAACACAGAATTCTTAGAAATATTCATTTTAGTGAGAAAGCAGAGAGCAGTCTCAGATAGGTTTTTAGTTGTAGAGTTGGAAGAAATTAATGTAGTTAATGGATACCTTAGAGTAATtaagtgtataaaattaaaagagttAACCCTTATTTCTGAATATACTTAATAAGGAAAGTATTATTTGAGAAGTTTCACTGTGCTAAGTGTATAGTTTCTTATTTTACTTATACATTTTACAGAACAACTGATTTATTTGTATATgatatttggatatttttaaccttaaattTGCTATTTTTAGAGATTCTGACTAGGAAACTACAACTTATGTGCCAAAAAAGGGTTGTCAAAGACCACTATAAAGATTAACAACAGTGTGTTATTTTCATCTCAGGTCAAAATGAAATCATTATTACAGTGAAACACTAGAATAAGATGTTACGATTCTTGctttttaacttaaaatgaaaattccaCCTACTAGTTACTGACTTTGAAATATCGTTTGATATGAAAACTGTAGTTACGGAGATCTTAGATATAGTTTCAGTTAATCGTTATTAGAAAAATGAGTACTTATAACCACGTCTCACCAGAAATGTTTGCATCTCAGGTTTTAGATTTACTAAAATACTGTTGTCACTGTTGCTCATTGTTCTGTACATGAGCTCCATTAGATTCGTTCTtatttcataaagttaaactatttttaataatttcgcTATGTTTAGAAGGACATCGAACTTTGCTTTTCCAGTCACAGACACCAAAGGTTTGGTCAAAAACGAGCATAATTGGGCATCTGTGTCTATAAATTCTTCCACTCACACATGTGTAAAATCGATTGCAGTCTTCCAAATCTGCAAATAGTCCATCTCGAGAACACTTCGAAGAATCCACAGGGCTTGGAGGATTATGGCAGATGACATTTTGTGGCCAGTCACAGGACTGCAATTTTGTGTTAAAGTATAGCCCAGATGGACAATCCATTCGGAATGCCCTTAAGccaaaacattgataaaaactGCTGCAGTCAACGGGATCTTGAAATAAACCATTTCTGAAACAGAAGAATGATGGCTTGCGAGTAGGGTTGGAGGTCGTCAAGTCCGGATATATGACACTTGGTTGTGTATCCATGTTATCAGCAGGGGGCAGTGATCCTAATCTATGAGAAGTAGATGGAGGATCAGGATAATCAGGAGTAGGAGGAGGGTCCGGTAAGGTGTATTTATTTCGATCGAATGGAGGATCCGTTTCTAAGAAAGAGACAAACCAATAAACATTTTAGTGACTTTGGcttgtataaaacattacaatgtttcaacaatttttgtttgtttttgaattttgcacaaagctactcgagagctatctgtgctagccgttcctaatttagcagtgtaagactagagggaaagcagctagtcatcactacccaccgccaactctttgactactcttttaccaactaatagtgggattgaccgtcacattatgatagTTTTACGTAATGCTTATTTTGATACAAGCAAATAGTAAGAGTTTTCTCAACTAGAAAAGGAATTTTCCTCTTCCTTTAAATTGTGTGAACTCTCAATGATCCTGTCGTTGTTTTATCCTTTAGAGGGGGATATAGTTCACTTGTCTTGAATGGAATTTTAATGTTAGAGTGTTTTACTACAGAATGTACTATTAGTACTTTCTTACCAATAATTGCATAATTTTGAAAcgcaaataaaaactgttttattggaAAATTCATAATACATCGgtaatgttgtattttaattttatatcatatcCTGATATAAATTTAGTAAGTTTTAAACTTTACCTACAGATGTCGCGACCAacttatatagtgtgtgtgtgtgttttttcttataccaaatTCACATAAGGCTACCTGCTGAacccaccgaaggaaatcgaacctctgattttagcgttgtaaatacgtagacttaccactgtactagcaggggggggCGATTTATATaggaataataaatttgtttaaacgcaaagctatacaatgggcaaTCTATGCTGtgctcaccgcgggtatcgaaaccaggtttataACAATACAAGTTCTTGAACTTTCTGTGCCACTGCGGACGAGAGCAAATGatagatatttatagttttattgctaGACAATATAAAAGAAGATTTGTTAAAAGATATgcgtaaattatttttaaaaattcttaacaaatatagttttctttcGAGGATCAGTAATATTAactggtaaataataataatttgacatattttattaaaaaaattagttgtgtaaacaatgttagctaattattagaaaaaataataatactagaaacctgaattttatttataaaagtttgtttattttataattttcgtgCTAAACTATCCACAACTGTTTAAGATAGTAAACTACTGAGAAGACAACTGGTCAAGACTACTCGCTATCAACTCTTGTCTGACCGACCTATGTAGTTTGATCGTCACCCATGGCTCTAAAGTGGAGTATTTAAGCCAAACGGTACATAGTCATAACCTTTCATATTCATAATCCGGGTAATTAGAAAATCAAATATCATATTACTTATAGAGCATGAcaatatctaaataaatgttgTCGGTGTTAGACTTGAGCTAATATTAGTTTAACATTGCCTGAAAGGGAGATTCCACTGTTTGTTAGAACTTAATACTACTGGTTTTAAACTTTGGTTGCTTTACTTTGTAAACGAGAACTTTGAAGCCTTGGTCCTTGGTACCTCTTGCAGTGTGTAAGTATTAGCATTTAAACATTTGGCTTCCTGGTGGATCAGCTGTAGGTCTGAGGGCTTGCATTGTTTGTTTCCTGTTAAGAATAAAACTACAGAACGGACTATCCGTActgtgcccaccatgagtatcgaaactcggattttagcatcACAAGCTTTCATATTTACCGCTGAGACATTATGAGGCCTCAGAGCTTATGGCGCTTAAATTCGGATTTTGATACCAGCAGCTGCTACAGCACACATAGCTCATTCTacaacttttttgtttaattacaaacaaacaaacttattttttaaaataaaaatattcctctTTGTCCCGCTTTCGGGATATTAAAATTCTTTAATTGTTCAGAAAAaccacaacaaaaaacacaacgtGTCAGCACATAGCTATAAATAATATAGcgttatgttttgtttcttagctgtaataaatttcatatttgtattatattagcCTAATGTtcttgaaagtttaaaaaattgtgcGTTATAGTgatactttaaaaaagaaaataatttgtatgtattgagCTAAATATTGTGCTTTGTATTACGAGtgaaacgccttaacacgcttggccatgccgggccaaactgtttgtaagacaaataataaaaataaagatatatgtttCACACAGTTGTTGGAATAAagttttagaacatgaaaagtcTTTGTTTGTCCTCTCTCACCGAAAATGCTAGTTTcttcagccgcgagggcgttataatataacggtgaATCCTACTtttgtaaattagggacggctaactcagatagatagcgagtagctttgaacgaaattcaacaaataaacatgtttggttgttgtttattCTGTGGTTATTTCAGGGATCAAACCTTGAAATTGAGCGTTAAATACTCTCAGCTTATAGTTGAGCCATCTGGATGgcgcataaaaaaaaaaaagagtcggAAAGTCAATTCTGGACCTCCTGAATGAGTTAACTGCGCAAGagcagaaatataaataataataacgagGGGAATAGCATATTAAAGTGTTATTAAgaataacagaatattttattgaaacattatatatataaaaaatggaaGTGTGGCTGTGAAGTCacgtattattttttaaaaaactgaatgaAAACATATCTCTCCGTTTGACTATTtggaatgtttaataatattttaatttcgtaTTTCTGTTCAGGCAACGgtataattattgattttattgcGTGCAGCTTGATGTTACTTATTTGcctctcttatagcaaagccaaatcaggTTATCTCCTATGACCACCGAGGAGAAttgagcccctaattttagcgtcgtaaatctgtagacttaccgctttcccaTCGGGAAACGCCTagcttttacaaatttagaagaGCACATTACTAAAACGCGTCTCTTTGTCTGTCCATTCATCTATCCAGTTTCAAAGGGTAAATATGGTCAA encodes:
- the LOC143246189 gene encoding putative chitinase 10 translates to MRTLKPITRMFLVGICVLVLETLPRRRNVLVESLSIAETDPPFDRNKYTLPDPPPTPDYPDPPSTSHRLGSLPPADNMDTQPSVIYPDLTTSNPTRKPSFFCFRNGLFQDPVDCSSFYQCFGLRAFRMDCPSGLYFNTKLQSCDWPQNVICHNPPSPVDSSKCSRDGLFADLEDCNRFYTCVSGRIYRHRCPIMLVFDQTFGVCDWKSKVRCPSKHSEIIKNSLTL